Genomic DNA from Helicobacter ganmani:
TCTCATAAGCATATCCCATTTCATAATAAAGTTGTGCAAGATTTTCCTTGTGTTCGCACAGCGCAATAGCTCTTTTGTAAGCTTTGACTGCTTTATCATAATAGTGCATTGCTATACAATCCTCTGCGAGATTTAGGCATTTGCCATAGCTCTCCCCTTTTTGTTTGATTTCCTCCTCTATGGCGATGATTTCTTGCCACCAAAGCTTTGTGGGAGCAAAAAGTGCAAAATCCCTCATTTTCGCAATTTGGAATTGTTCTTTGTATTTTTCGTTTTCAGAGTCTAACTCTAGTGCTTTTTCAAAATACTGACTTGCTTCTTTGTAATTTTTGCATTTTTTATAGCACATTCCGATTTTAAACAAATTCTCTGTATGGTTTGGGCAAAACCTCTCTGCAATTTGGTAAAACTTATTTGCTTTTTCATAGTCTTTATCTTTATGATAAATTTTCATCGCATAAAAATAAAAAGGATAAAAAATTAATACTTTCATTCTGTTGTAATTCCTTGTTTAAATTCTAAATACTCTTGCACGAAATCCTTTTCGCCTAGTTCTCTTAATCTTTCTAAAATTTTGCTTTCATTGCGCATAGAAAACACTTCAAAAAGCAGATTATAAAGCGAACAAATAAACCATTGTTTATTTGTAATTTCCATATTCGGAGTGGTCAAAAAAGTCTCATATTGCGCAGAATCTTTTGGGGTTTTCCATTCGCCATAGTTTTCTTTCAAATACAAAGTATAGTTTTTTGGTGCTAGATATTGCTTACCCAAAAACTCATAAGGCGCAAGCTTAAAAGGTGTATTCCACCACCGCACATAATCTCCATCGTGATAAATCCTCCCCCGCTCCTCATAATGCGCAAAAACATCAATATAAGTGTTGTTTAAATGGCGAATCTGCACACCACCTTGATAATTTTTAAAAAGAGTATTGAGCTTGAAATTCTTACTTTTTTGTAGAACCTCTCTTGCTTTTTGCAAATCTTGCTTGTAAATCCCAACATCTATATCCTTATCATAGGAAATGAAATTATGCTCACGCACGCAACCTAGAAATGTGCCAGAGACCAAAAACATTTGGATTTCGTTTGCTTCTAAGAGATTCCGCAAATCCTCTAATGCCTCTTTTGCACTTTTTAAATCCATTACTTCTTTTGTGATAAGATTCTTAGAGTTGCCTTGCAAAAATAAAGATTCCTTAAAAAGTCTTTTAGCTTCTTTATATTCCCCGATTCTAGCAGCTGCATTTGCGAGGTGCTTTAGAATCTCCCA
This window encodes:
- a CDS encoding tetratricopeptide repeat protein → MTFKKIFQKTYRESRGANPLTFVFCLLAQVYMQSLKTHSKAFLILKNLQFFKQRIAEFYFAEIFYFYGDFTRSLKHLDCFLKSNPNHADAIYLQVMLLAYLGCKQEAFLSLEHLLQKSKRLKTWIILAKIIQDSKDLEAAKQILSNNLYRLERFKPHQWEILKHLANAAARIGEYKEAKRLFKESLFLQGNSKNLITKEVMDLKSAKEALEDLRNLLEANEIQMFLVSGTFLGCVREHNFISYDKDIDVGIYKQDLQKAREVLQKSKNFKLNTLFKNYQGGVQIRHLNNTYIDVFAHYEERGRIYHDGDYVRWWNTPFKLAPYEFLGKQYLAPKNYTLYLKENYGEWKTPKDSAQYETFLTTPNMEITNKQWFICSLYNLLFEVFSMRNESKILERLRELGEKDFVQEYLEFKQGITTE